A stretch of Gemmatimonadota bacterium DNA encodes these proteins:
- a CDS encoding prenyltransferase: protein MVAHAADVEAILARRHDNGGDFWATPDGRVYVGNPYSTISSLLMLHELDVSVDHEAVRGALDAVLARWREDGRIRLAPKAPLYPCYTAEAARVLCRFGLAGDERVRRTVSHLLESAHETGGWRCDFSRFGRGPETECANPGATLYVLDVLRFYPERVDEADVVDRAIESLLDHWDVRSPLGPCHWGIGSLFMQVEFPFLRYNLFYYVYVLSHFERARADARFRSALAELSSRLDAEGRIVVERPHRGLKGLAFCEKGAPSAVATRRYLEIGERMES from the coding sequence GTGGTAGCGCACGCCGCCGATGTCGAGGCCATCCTAGCGCGCCGCCACGACAATGGGGGCGACTTCTGGGCCACGCCCGACGGCCGCGTGTACGTGGGGAATCCGTACAGCACGATCTCCAGTCTGCTCATGCTGCACGAGTTGGACGTGTCGGTCGACCACGAAGCGGTGCGCGGGGCTCTCGACGCGGTCCTGGCCCGTTGGCGCGAAGACGGCCGCATTCGTCTGGCTCCCAAGGCCCCCCTCTACCCCTGCTACACGGCGGAAGCCGCGCGGGTGTTGTGCCGATTCGGCCTGGCCGGAGACGAGCGCGTGCGGCGCACCGTGTCCCACCTGCTCGAGAGCGCGCATGAAACGGGCGGCTGGCGCTGCGATTTCAGCAGGTTCGGACGGGGGCCGGAGACGGAGTGCGCCAATCCGGGCGCCACCCTGTACGTCCTCGACGTCCTCCGCTTCTATCCCGAGCGCGTTGACGAAGCCGACGTGGTCGATCGCGCGATCGAGTCGCTGCTCGATCACTGGGACGTGCGCAGCCCGCTGGGGCCCTGCCACTGGGGCATCGGGAGCCTCTTCATGCAGGTCGAGTTCCCGTTCCTGCGCTACAACCTCTTCTATTACGTGTACGTGCTCTCGCACTTCGAGCGCGCGCGCGCCGACGCCCGCTTCCGGTCGGCGCTCGCGGAGTTGTCGTCCAGGCTGGACGCCGAGGGCCGAATCGTCGTGGAGCGCCCCCACCGGGGGCTGAAGGGGCTGGCCTTCTGCGAAAAGGGTGCGCCGTCGGCGGTCGCGACTCGGCGCTACCTGGAAATCGGCGAACGGATGGAATCGTGA
- a CDS encoding VOC family protein, with the protein MSAIRFQTGHVGINVTDLDRSLDFYRAVFGFETVGRSDDPGRRYAFLAQEGELVLTLWEQGDGRFAKDRPGLHHLSFQVDSVEQVEAVQARADAAGSKIHHGGVVAHQEGAASGGLFFEDPDGVRLEVFTGQLADGAVAPTPGAPTCGFF; encoded by the coding sequence ATGAGCGCGATCCGCTTTCAGACCGGTCACGTCGGCATCAACGTGACCGACCTCGACCGGTCGCTGGATTTCTATCGCGCGGTCTTCGGCTTCGAGACCGTCGGACGCTCCGATGACCCCGGCCGCCGCTACGCCTTCCTGGCGCAGGAGGGCGAGCTCGTGCTGACGTTGTGGGAGCAGGGCGACGGCCGCTTCGCCAAGGACAGGCCGGGACTCCATCACCTGTCGTTTCAGGTCGATTCGGTGGAGCAAGTCGAGGCCGTGCAGGCGCGCGCCGACGCCGCCGGCTCGAAGATCCACCACGGCGGCGTCGTGGCGCACCAGGAGGGCGCGGCGTCGGGCGGCCTCTTCTTCGAGGACCCGGACGGCGTGCGCCTCGAGGTGTTCACGGGGCAGTTGGCGGACGGGGCCGTGGCGCCGACACCGGGGGCGCCGACGTGCGGGTTCTTCTGA
- a CDS encoding serine hydrolase domain-containing protein — protein MAADATSAAHASATLAAVYASSGVPGIAAAVSVDGEVVWEEYLGLSDVEAAIPVTPETRFRIGSVSKAVTTVALSRLWQEGRIDLDADVRRYVPEFPGKDAVITPRLLAGHLGGIRNYEQKDFADSSHIDRRHFAETADALAIFADDPLVATPGHGYHYSVFGYTLLSAAMEGAARKRFLSLLDDLVIEPLDLGHTGADSAGIPGRAVAYERSSEDGLSVAEPLDFSYKWAGGGLHSSVRDLARLGSALLEPDFLSPAALALLTTTQTTSSGESTEVGLGWRLGTDSRDRLFIHHAGNISGGRAVVLLYPAQGVSVAITSNQALAPLMIESTAQVLAEAFLLGREGRRFTRMRPVASFEYTWMARGTEHAGSLRYCTDQADDRIDLHPELGQWAARLGSPLPEGGAPVLPMLQAGNTAFIPVITPAGAFAIDVVLGADDSLSGAVSGQYVRVAGPFQAERSDSICR, from the coding sequence ATGGCCGCCGACGCTACTTCGGCGGCGCACGCTTCCGCCACTCTGGCGGCGGTGTATGCGTCCAGCGGTGTACCGGGCATCGCGGCAGCGGTGTCGGTGGATGGTGAGGTGGTCTGGGAGGAGTACCTCGGCCTGAGCGACGTGGAGGCCGCGATCCCGGTCACCCCCGAGACCAGATTCCGGATTGGTAGCGTATCGAAGGCGGTCACCACCGTCGCCTTGTCCAGGCTCTGGCAGGAGGGTCGGATCGACCTCGATGCGGACGTGCGCAGGTACGTGCCCGAGTTCCCTGGCAAGGACGCGGTCATCACGCCGCGTCTTCTGGCGGGTCATCTGGGCGGAATCCGCAACTACGAGCAGAAGGACTTCGCCGACTCGAGCCATATCGACCGCCGCCACTTCGCCGAGACCGCCGATGCACTGGCGATCTTTGCCGATGATCCGCTCGTCGCCACGCCAGGCCACGGCTACCACTATTCCGTCTTCGGCTACACGCTTCTCTCGGCGGCGATGGAGGGCGCAGCTCGGAAGCGCTTCCTGTCGCTTCTCGATGACCTCGTTATCGAGCCGCTCGACCTCGGACACACCGGCGCCGACTCCGCCGGCATCCCGGGCCGGGCCGTGGCCTACGAGCGCAGCTCGGAGGACGGCTTATCGGTCGCCGAGCCGCTGGATTTCAGCTACAAGTGGGCCGGTGGCGGGCTACACTCGAGCGTCCGCGACCTGGCGCGACTGGGGTCGGCGCTGCTCGAACCCGATTTCCTGTCCCCCGCGGCCCTGGCGCTGCTTACCACGACCCAGACGACCAGCAGCGGCGAGTCCACGGAGGTAGGCCTCGGCTGGCGCCTGGGCACGGACTCTCGCGACCGGCTTTTCATACACCATGCGGGGAACATCTCCGGAGGCCGTGCGGTCGTGTTGCTCTATCCCGCGCAGGGCGTGTCCGTAGCTATTACGTCCAACCAGGCCCTCGCGCCGCTGATGATCGAGTCCACCGCCCAAGTCCTCGCCGAAGCCTTCTTGCTGGGGCGTGAGGGACGGCGGTTCACCCGCATGCGCCCAGTGGCGAGTTTCGAGTACACGTGGATGGCCCGCGGCACGGAGCACGCTGGCAGTCTGCGCTACTGTACCGACCAGGCCGACGACCGGATCGATCTACACCCCGAGCTCGGCCAGTGGGCCGCGAGACTGGGATCTCCGCTGCCCGAGGGAGGCGCTCCCGTCCTCCCCATGCTCCAAGCTGGAAACACCGCGTTCATCCCCGTGATCACCCCGGCTGGAGCCTTTGCCATCGACGTCGTCTTGGGCGCTGACGACTCACTTTCCGGCGCGGTCAGCGGACAGTACGTGAGAGTGGCTGGTCCATTCCAGGCCGAGAGATCGGATTCGATCTGCCGATAG
- a CDS encoding GntR family transcriptional regulator, whose translation MTALDRHSPVPLYHQLAEALRYRIATGVIQPRATLPSLRRASALWGLNLHTVRKAYAELERLRLVATHTRRGTVVRPQSETEADRATSLQGFLNRTLAEAREEWGLTSQELINLLRQTRRASPGEPVWVVECSASQAADLADQLVERWAVDARPWSLDQPGEPPEGLLLVSLFHTNDVRSRWPSRFSEARFVAIHPDPDLADQLPAALKAAFRVAVVERDAQMATNIAADLGAILPSKRFLIETHVVEGPAEAFDSEYDFLLFAPRIWGSLDDAMRSDARAFEVRYRWESRDLGRLADELDWALADSPSPEARRPIVLGGRAAQGSSQIDGPVGPAMARRATLNQGQT comes from the coding sequence ATGACCGCGCTCGATCGGCACTCGCCGGTGCCCCTCTATCACCAACTCGCGGAGGCTCTCCGCTACCGGATCGCGACCGGCGTCATCCAGCCGCGCGCGACCCTGCCCTCTCTTCGACGCGCGTCGGCCCTTTGGGGGTTGAACCTGCACACCGTACGCAAGGCGTACGCGGAGCTGGAGCGGCTCCGGTTGGTCGCGACGCACACGCGACGAGGCACCGTCGTGCGGCCGCAATCGGAGACGGAGGCCGATCGGGCCACTTCCCTCCAGGGGTTTCTCAACCGCACCCTGGCCGAAGCGCGCGAGGAGTGGGGGCTCACCTCGCAGGAGTTGATCAACCTGCTGCGTCAAACCAGGCGGGCGAGTCCCGGCGAGCCGGTCTGGGTGGTGGAGTGCAGCGCATCCCAGGCGGCCGACCTCGCCGATCAGCTCGTCGAGCGGTGGGCGGTCGACGCCAGACCCTGGAGCCTGGACCAGCCCGGGGAGCCTCCCGAGGGGCTCCTCCTGGTGTCGCTGTTCCACACCAACGACGTCCGCTCCAGGTGGCCATCCCGCTTCTCCGAGGCTCGCTTCGTCGCCATCCACCCCGACCCGGATCTGGCCGATCAACTGCCCGCGGCGCTCAAGGCGGCGTTTCGCGTGGCGGTGGTGGAGCGCGACGCGCAGATGGCGACCAACATCGCCGCCGACCTCGGCGCGATCCTGCCGTCGAAGCGGTTCCTGATCGAGACGCACGTGGTCGAGGGCCCTGCGGAGGCGTTCGACTCCGAGTACGACTTCCTGCTATTTGCTCCCCGGATCTGGGGATCCCTCGATGACGCTATGCGGTCCGACGCGCGCGCGTTCGAAGTCCGCTACCGGTGGGAATCCAGAGATCTGGGGCGGCTGGCGGACGAGTTGGACTGGGCGTTGGCCGACTCTCCGAGCCCCGAGGCGCGTCGCCCCATCGTGCTCGGCGGACGAGCAGCTCAGGGAAGCAGTCAGATCGATGGACCCGTGGGCCCGGCCATGGCCAGGCGGGCGACACTCAACCAGGGACAAACATGA
- a CDS encoding ABATE domain-containing protein, producing MAPSFVFDGNLLCLDFLNTRLIREGVEADLLDGPAALVAWVDAAQYAGLMGAGGAMESGARAGNADYERALRLRRAIRAVADAALAGEDAPEQSVAEINAAAARTPVVIQAEPMAGGWAQVRVPLKGGADGALSEVARSALELLTDLDAGRVGRCAHTDCVLYFYDTTRNRSRRWCSMERCGNRAKVAAHYRRQRAGTAD from the coding sequence ATGGCACCGAGCTTCGTCTTCGACGGCAACCTTCTCTGCCTGGACTTCCTGAACACGCGGCTCATCCGCGAGGGCGTCGAGGCCGACCTGCTGGACGGACCCGCGGCGCTGGTTGCATGGGTCGATGCGGCGCAGTACGCGGGGCTGATGGGAGCGGGGGGCGCCATGGAATCTGGGGCGCGCGCCGGAAACGCCGACTACGAACGCGCGCTACGATTGCGGCGGGCGATTCGCGCGGTTGCGGATGCGGCGCTCGCCGGAGAGGACGCGCCGGAACAGTCCGTAGCGGAGATCAACGCGGCCGCCGCCCGGACCCCGGTCGTGATCCAGGCCGAGCCAATGGCCGGAGGTTGGGCGCAGGTCCGGGTGCCGCTGAAGGGAGGGGCCGATGGCGCGCTGAGCGAGGTCGCGCGCTCGGCGCTGGAGCTGCTCACCGATCTCGACGCTGGCCGGGTAGGCCGCTGCGCCCACACCGACTGCGTGCTCTACTTCTACGACACCACCCGCAACCGCAGCCGGCGCTGGTGCAGCATGGAGCGCTGCGGCAACCGCGCCAAGGTCGCCGCGCACTACCGGCGTCAGCGGGCGGGCACGGCCGACTGA
- a CDS encoding MaoC family dehydratase gives MNAAEAMPRVGESASRSLTLTAGHVAAFAELSGDYNPLHFDEDFASRTKFGRLVVQGGLTTGLLHALVAMDMPGPGTVFLSQNWKFTAPVLVGDTITAHAEVLSVHESKPVCRLAVKVLRQDGEVALEGEAWCYRFIPAGAPGSGPPPES, from the coding sequence GTGAACGCAGCGGAAGCGATGCCGCGCGTCGGCGAGAGCGCCAGCCGCAGCCTGACACTCACGGCGGGCCACGTGGCGGCGTTCGCCGAGCTATCGGGGGACTACAACCCGCTACACTTCGACGAGGACTTCGCGTCCCGCACGAAGTTCGGCCGACTGGTCGTACAGGGTGGCCTGACCACTGGCCTGCTGCACGCACTGGTGGCGATGGACATGCCGGGCCCCGGCACGGTGTTCCTGAGCCAGAACTGGAAGTTCACGGCGCCGGTTTTAGTGGGAGACACCATCACGGCGCACGCCGAGGTGCTGAGCGTGCACGAGAGCAAGCCGGTGTGCCGCCTCGCGGTGAAAGTGCTGCGGCAGGATGGAGAGGTCGCGCTGGAGGGAGAGGCGTGGTGCTACCGGTTCATCCCCGCGGGCGCCCCCGGCTCGGGTCCGCCTCCCGAATCGTGA
- a CDS encoding pyridoxamine 5'-phosphate oxidase family protein — protein MGPFHDGELEVQERVGVRHQADRVGNSIHDGLPEVAADFLRTAPLIVTGLLDPRGRPWAAPIAGLPGAVDVPDERTLVLRPDAVSALLPEGSPAPGDVIGVIALEPATRRRVRINGRVASAVAGEVVVAVEQAYANCPKYIQKRVVAVRPSTDGGHSITRGSAGGARPAGGATLFADQRRRIEAADTFFIASAHPDLGADASHRGGLPGFVSATEAEISWPDYPGNRMFNTLGNLAAHPRAGLLFLDFETGDTLRVTGTTRIAWNAPGDADAGRIGRRVTLSVERVIETAGELPLAFELLEYSPHNPALG, from the coding sequence ATGGGCCCGTTCCACGACGGAGAGCTTGAGGTCCAGGAGCGCGTCGGGGTGCGCCACCAAGCGGACCGCGTCGGCAACTCCATTCACGACGGCCTTCCCGAGGTCGCGGCGGACTTTCTTCGCACCGCGCCGCTGATCGTGACGGGACTGCTGGACCCCCGGGGCCGGCCGTGGGCGGCGCCCATCGCCGGCCTCCCCGGCGCCGTGGATGTGCCGGACGAGCGCACGCTGGTCCTGCGACCGGACGCGGTCTCGGCCTTGCTGCCCGAGGGCTCCCCGGCGCCCGGAGACGTGATCGGCGTCATCGCGTTGGAGCCGGCCACGCGCAGGCGTGTTCGGATCAACGGGAGGGTCGCGTCGGCTGTGGCCGGAGAGGTCGTCGTCGCGGTGGAGCAGGCTTACGCCAACTGCCCGAAGTACATCCAGAAGCGGGTAGTCGCCGTGCGACCATCGACCGATGGCGGCCATTCCATCACCCGGGGAAGTGCCGGAGGTGCCCGACCGGCTGGAGGCGCAACGCTATTCGCCGACCAGCGGAGGCGCATCGAGGCGGCCGACACGTTCTTCATCGCCTCGGCCCACCCCGACCTGGGCGCGGACGCTTCGCACAGGGGAGGGCTACCGGGCTTCGTCAGCGCCACTGAGGCCGAGATCTCCTGGCCCGACTACCCCGGCAACCGGATGTTCAACACCCTGGGCAACCTCGCGGCCCATCCGCGGGCCGGACTCCTCTTCCTGGATTTCGAGACGGGCGACACGCTGCGCGTTACGGGCACCACGCGAATCGCCTGGAACGCGCCGGGTGACGCCGACGCCGGTCGGATCGGCCGCCGCGTGACGCTATCCGTGGAGAGGGTTATCGAGACGGCCGGAGAGCTGCCGCTGGCCTTCGAGCTGCTCGAGTACTCGCCGCACAATCCCGCGCTGGGCTAG
- a CDS encoding nuclear transport factor 2 family protein, producing MRPIHRLSAAVFILAAVPSHGSAQAAWNADQKEVLASIDRLSEATAPGGGGPEAYDAVLADDFSRWTLGGGVLNTKDTWVEGVREWYGDGWRVADRSAEILEVRVVGDFAFTRRIVEETYEGPDGDRSTSKAALAEVWRKTDRGWLLLRVDIITLDS from the coding sequence ATGAGACCGATTCACCGCCTGTCCGCCGCCGTGTTCATCCTCGCGGCCGTGCCCTCCCACGGGTCGGCGCAGGCCGCCTGGAACGCCGACCAGAAAGAGGTCCTGGCGTCCATCGACCGCCTGTCTGAGGCCACCGCGCCCGGCGGCGGCGGCCCGGAGGCATATGACGCCGTACTGGCCGATGACTTCAGTCGCTGGACTCTGGGCGGGGGTGTGCTGAACACCAAGGACACCTGGGTGGAGGGCGTACGCGAGTGGTACGGTGACGGCTGGCGCGTCGCCGACCGATCGGCCGAGATCCTCGAGGTTCGCGTGGTCGGCGATTTCGCCTTCACCCGCCGCATCGTGGAAGAGACCTACGAGGGACCGGACGGCGATCGTTCCACCTCGAAGGCGGCGCTGGCCGAGGTCTGGAGGAAGACCGATCGAGGCTGGCTCCTGCTCCGCGTCGACATCATCACGCTGGATAGCTAG
- a CDS encoding aminoglycoside phosphotransferase family protein encodes MSTDDLAERVGAALVRAGHLSGKAAALPAVTPILNWGGFVNRSFAATDGRARLHVKLAEYSENRRELRRWHAVSALLNERYRAPLVLAWVDIEGTPYAGLVSEWIEGETPAALSPSVRKQTAASIDALHRDEELADALRGLGDAPRTCFDAYSATYDERFVGDLEGVGESPPPFLSRETIAWMEEETKALAVMASNSAAFQEQAVSPSHGDLWLNNLIVQPDGEVCVCDWDDVSLGDPVMDWAMLFGPSRTDLLPRAEDAADRLGLAAAERERLALYARASLFDWLLDPLADWVEADRMPEHREEVRAANRRVHERALDLYRERYP; translated from the coding sequence GTGAGCACGGACGATCTGGCCGAAAGGGTTGGCGCCGCTCTCGTCCGAGCCGGGCATCTGAGCGGAAAGGCGGCGGCGCTTCCGGCGGTCACGCCCATCCTGAACTGGGGCGGCTTCGTCAATCGATCGTTCGCCGCCACGGACGGACGCGCCCGGCTGCACGTGAAGCTCGCCGAGTACAGCGAAAACCGGCGTGAGCTGCGTCGCTGGCACGCCGTGTCGGCGCTCCTGAACGAGCGGTACCGTGCGCCGCTCGTGCTGGCTTGGGTCGACATCGAGGGGACGCCCTACGCCGGCTTGGTCAGCGAGTGGATCGAGGGCGAAACGCCGGCTGCGCTCTCCCCGAGCGTGCGGAAGCAAACCGCCGCTTCGATCGATGCTCTTCACCGCGATGAGGAACTGGCGGATGCATTGCGCGGCCTGGGCGACGCTCCGCGGACCTGCTTCGATGCGTACAGCGCCACCTACGACGAACGCTTTGTTGGGGATCTGGAAGGCGTAGGCGAGTCACCGCCGCCCTTCTTGAGCCGGGAGACAATCGCCTGGATGGAGGAGGAGACCAAGGCGCTTGCGGTCATGGCTTCCAACAGTGCGGCCTTCCAGGAGCAAGCCGTATCGCCAAGCCACGGTGATCTCTGGCTCAACAATCTGATCGTGCAGCCCGACGGTGAGGTGTGCGTTTGCGACTGGGATGATGTGTCGCTCGGCGATCCGGTCATGGACTGGGCGATGCTGTTCGGGCCGTCGCGCACCGATCTCCTGCCCCGGGCGGAAGACGCAGCTGATCGGCTCGGTCTTGCCGCAGCGGAACGCGAGCGCCTGGCACTCTACGCGCGCGCGTCCCTGTTCGATTGGCTGCTGGACCCGCTGGCGGACTGGGTCGAAGCGGATCGCATGCCGGAGCACCGTGAGGAAGTGCGGGCGGCGAATCGACGGGTGCACGAACGGGCGCTGGACCTGTATCGGGAGCGTTACCCTTGA
- a CDS encoding PadR family transcriptional regulator, whose amino-acid sequence MNKPPTTTLGYALLGLLHQREQTGYALRKFFADSPMGNYSSSPGAIYPALRRLEEQGLIIGSVRSDGPLKRSRTYRPTKAGLEALRTWLGQDMTRRDIEVRMDELMLRFAFLGDFGDVPATRVFLASLLDQIETYLVELKQILVEVTQKAGRHGRLALEGGIESYEAHARWARRALSEFEEE is encoded by the coding sequence ATGAACAAGCCACCCACCACCACGCTGGGCTACGCGCTGCTCGGTCTCCTGCACCAGAGGGAGCAGACCGGCTACGCGCTGCGGAAGTTCTTCGCCGACTCACCGATGGGGAACTACAGCAGCAGCCCGGGTGCCATCTACCCGGCGCTTCGGAGGCTCGAAGAGCAGGGGCTCATCATCGGGTCCGTCCGCTCGGACGGGCCGCTCAAGCGATCGCGCACCTATCGACCCACGAAAGCGGGGCTCGAGGCCCTGAGGACCTGGCTGGGACAGGACATGACGAGGCGCGACATCGAAGTCCGCATGGACGAGTTGATGCTGCGCTTCGCCTTCCTCGGAGACTTCGGCGACGTCCCCGCCACGCGGGTCTTCCTGGCCAGCCTGCTGGATCAGATCGAGACCTACCTCGTCGAGCTGAAGCAGATCCTGGTGGAGGTGACCCAGAAAGCAGGCCGGCACGGCCGCCTGGCGTTGGAGGGTGGCATCGAGTCGTACGAGGCGCACGCGCGGTGGGCCAGGCGGGCGCTCAGTGAGTTCGAGGAGGAATGA
- a CDS encoding ATP-binding protein, whose amino-acid sequence MRRTWLWWSTGKDSAWALHVLESSTEFEITALVTTVTPRFGRVAIHGTRMAILEAQAAAAGLPLRTIELPYPCTNQQYEAAVVPTLAAARRAGVEAMAFGDLFLEDVREYRERLLEGSGVRPTFPIWARDTAELAREMIDGGVDARITCLDPQRVPRDLAGRRLDHDLLDRLPADVDPCGEGGEFHTCVLEGPMLKQAIPAVSGEVVEREGFVYADLVPGEAAAERPGRLDASRDGAWGRG is encoded by the coding sequence TTGCGACGCACCTGGCTCTGGTGGAGCACCGGCAAGGACAGCGCCTGGGCGCTGCACGTCCTCGAGTCGTCGACGGAGTTCGAGATCACCGCGCTCGTCACCACGGTGACCCCCAGGTTCGGGCGGGTGGCAATCCACGGCACCCGCATGGCGATCCTGGAGGCTCAGGCGGCCGCGGCGGGGCTCCCCCTGCGCACGATCGAGCTTCCCTATCCCTGCACCAACCAGCAGTACGAGGCCGCGGTCGTGCCGACGCTGGCTGCTGCCCGCCGCGCTGGGGTCGAGGCGATGGCCTTCGGCGACCTCTTCCTCGAGGACGTGCGCGAGTATCGCGAGCGGCTGCTCGAGGGGTCAGGCGTCCGGCCGACGTTCCCGATCTGGGCCCGGGACACCGCCGAGCTGGCGCGGGAGATGATAGACGGGGGCGTGGACGCCCGCATCACGTGCCTCGATCCGCAGCGCGTCCCGCGCGACCTCGCGGGCCGCCGCCTCGACCACGATCTTCTCGATCGGCTGCCGGCCGACGTCGATCCGTGCGGAGAGGGCGGTGAGTTCCACACCTGCGTGCTGGAGGGCCCGATGCTGAAGCAGGCGATTCCCGCCGTTTCGGGGGAGGTCGTGGAGCGAGAGGGCTTCGTGTACGCCGACCTCGTCCCCGGGGAGGCGGCGGCGGAGCGACCCGGTCGACTGGATGCTTCCCGGGATGGAGCCTGGGGACGTGGCTGA
- a CDS encoding nuclear transport factor 2 family protein, with protein sequence MTTDETTPAVDGFDQLAALNQAWSQAWIDRDAEYVDGAMTHDFTYVAPNGQVLDRGMMMRIIRSPGYRLDSGSRTEVSILAIGARAAAVISRWRGEGAYEGTSFRDDHRVTTIFVRLDSGWRVALEHCCSIAPDG encoded by the coding sequence GTGACGACCGACGAGACCACGCCGGCGGTTGACGGCTTCGACCAGCTCGCGGCGCTCAACCAGGCTTGGTCGCAGGCGTGGATCGATCGCGATGCGGAGTACGTCGATGGGGCGATGACGCACGACTTCACTTACGTCGCGCCCAACGGCCAGGTGCTGGATCGGGGGATGATGATGCGGATCATCCGATCGCCCGGGTACCGACTGGACTCCGGCTCGAGAACGGAGGTGTCGATCCTGGCGATCGGGGCCCGGGCCGCCGCCGTGATCAGCCGCTGGCGCGGCGAGGGCGCCTACGAGGGAACCTCCTTCCGGGACGACCACCGCGTCACAACGATCTTCGTGCGGCTGGACTCGGGGTGGCGGGTGGCACTGGAGCACTGCTGCTCGATAGCCCCGGACGGCTAG
- a CDS encoding SMP-30/gluconolactonase/LRE family protein, with protein MTEDFMTAGPLGPFAWRRTPALLVALVAGAGTACAEADQQAAEMPPVEATASSQDERILAAPGTMSDGSPVAPHTTETVATGIELVSDGLIGGMSIDADGNVYNTNFRNTIWRTAPDGTTTVLNDEFTAASGNFALANGDLMQGEWRENRIYRIDPDGTRSVFAEGGLDGPVGIVQRPQGDFIVANSRGAFLARVPAEGGEAEVALRHGKMTQPNGVTIDPDGNIYVADLDGGIVFKWTPDGDVIELAELPGGGNAHNVYAGGALYVNKIWDHVIYRVDLETGAYGIVTGTGHPGYEDGPTGTATIEEPNGIATNAAKDVVYFNTHRGKMFEAPGRVIVRRLVLPAS; from the coding sequence ATGACGGAAGATTTCATGACCGCCGGCCCGCTCGGGCCGTTCGCGTGGCGACGCACCCCCGCGTTGCTCGTGGCGCTGGTGGCCGGCGCGGGGACGGCCTGCGCCGAGGCCGATCAGCAGGCGGCCGAAATGCCGCCCGTGGAGGCCACCGCGTCCAGCCAGGACGAGCGCATCCTGGCCGCGCCCGGCACCATGTCGGACGGATCGCCCGTTGCGCCCCACACCACGGAGACGGTGGCCACCGGCATCGAGCTGGTGTCAGACGGGCTGATCGGGGGGATGTCAATCGACGCCGACGGCAACGTCTACAACACCAACTTTCGCAACACCATCTGGCGCACGGCTCCCGATGGCACCACGACGGTCCTGAACGATGAGTTCACCGCCGCTTCGGGGAACTTCGCGCTGGCCAACGGTGACCTGATGCAGGGCGAATGGAGGGAGAACCGGATCTACCGGATCGACCCCGACGGTACCCGCTCGGTCTTCGCCGAGGGCGGCCTGGACGGCCCGGTGGGAATCGTGCAGCGGCCGCAGGGCGACTTCATCGTCGCCAACTCGCGGGGCGCCTTCCTGGCCCGCGTGCCCGCGGAGGGCGGCGAAGCAGAGGTGGCGCTGCGACACGGAAAGATGACCCAGCCCAACGGCGTCACCATCGACCCGGACGGCAACATCTACGTCGCCGATCTGGACGGTGGCATCGTGTTCAAGTGGACTCCGGACGGCGATGTCATCGAACTCGCCGAGCTGCCGGGCGGGGGCAACGCGCACAACGTGTACGCGGGCGGCGCGCTGTACGTGAACAAGATCTGGGACCACGTGATCTACCGAGTGGACCTGGAGACCGGCGCCTACGGCATCGTCACGGGCACCGGCCACCCCGGCTACGAGGACGGCCCGACCGGCACGGCCACGATCGAGGAGCCCAACGGTATCGCGACGAACGCCGCCAAGGACGTGGTCTACTTCAATACCCACCGCGGCAAGATGTTCGAGGCGCCCGGCAGGGTGATCGTGCGGCGACTGGTGTTGCCGGCGTCGTAG